Part of the Coriobacteriia bacterium genome is shown below.
GGGGGTGAGACATATGTCGACGATACATGTCACCGGTCCGCCTTCTCCGCGTTCCTGCCCGCCAGCCCCACGTACGCCAGGAACGCCAGGCCCGCCACGGCCCCGACGGCCATCTTCAGCACCGGGTCGATGCCCCTCGGCGTGAGGAAGCCTTCGATGAAGCCTGCGATCATCAGCAGCGGCACCACGCCGAGGACCGCCCGCGTCGCATCCGGTGCGGCGGCGCGCAGTGCGGCGGCGCGCGGGAGGTCGCCAGGGCGAAGCAGCGCGCGGGCGAGCATGAGCCCCGCGCCGCCCGCGAGGGCGATGGCGGGCAGCTCAAGCGCGCCATGCGGCACGATGAGCGACCAGAAGTGCAGCGACGCCCCGCCCTGCTCGAACACCCCGGCGAGCGCCCCGAGCAGCAGGCCGTTCATCACCAGCGCGTAGACGGTGAGCCCGCCGAACGTCATCCCGCCTGCGAACGCGAGCAGCGAGACCTGGACGTTGTTCACGGTGATGAAGGCCGAGAACAGCGGCGCCTGCCCGGCTATCGCCTCGAGGTCGCCGGTGCGCTGCAGCGCGTCGCCGACGCCCTCGCGGAAGTCCGCGGGCAGGAAGAGCCGCGCGAGCGGGTAGTTCGCGAACACGAGCAGGTAGCCCAGCGCGATCGACGCGGTCAGGATCGTCGCGGACAGCAGCATCGGCCCGGCGTTGGCGCGCACGATCCGGGGATAGTCGCGCGACAGGAAGCGCCACACGCGCGCCAGTCTCCTCGGCGAGGAGGAGTAGATCTCGCCGTGGGCCCGGCCGACGAGGCCGTTGAGGTAGCGCACCGTAGGGGAGGCGGGGTAGTGGGTCTGCGCGTACGCGAGGTCGGCGGCGCTTCTGCGGTAGTCCTCGTGCATGCGCTTCAGCCTCTCCGGACCGAGAGAGGTCACCCCGCGGCCGCGGGTGTCGGACAGCGCCGAGGCGAGACGCTCCCACGCGTCCTTCGAACCCGCGACGAACTCGCGCTCCTCCACCCGCCGCTCCTTCCGCCCGTTCCCGCCTGGGATGCTAGCATGGCATCGGGCCCTCCCTACGGGCCCGCCCCCCGTCGGAGGTGACGTGCCCGAGCATACCGCCGATACCCCGGCTGCAGGCGCCGGTCTTCTCTCCGTCGAGACGCCCGAGGCGGTCTCGTTCTCCTACGAGCTGGCCGACGTGGGATCCCGCGGGCTTGCGCTCCTGCTCGACATGCTGCTCGTCGGCGCCGTCATGTCCGGCGAGGTCGCGCTCGTCGCCGTGGTCTCCTGGGGGCTGGGGCGTCTCTGGCCGAGCGTTTCGTCGCCGCTGACGCCGTGGATCGTCGGCGGGCTCATCGCCGCGCTGTTCCTGACGTTCTGGGGGTACTTCGTGCTGCCCGAGGGCACGCGCGGGCGCACCCCGGGCAAGCGCGCGTTGCGCTTGCGGGTGATGCGCGACGACGGTGGTCGAGCCACCGTGCTGGACGCGTTCGTGCGCAACGCGCTGCGCCTCGTGGACATGCTTCCGGGCTACTACGCCGTCGGCCTGGTCGCCGCGCTGCTCTCCGCCAAGCACAAGCGCCTCGGGGACATGGCGGCGGGCACCGTCGTCGTGCGCGATCCCGGCGAGGAGGCGCTGTACTCCGACGGCAGGCCCGGAACCGAACGCGTCGCGCTGGTGCGCGAGTTCATCGCCCGGCGCGCCGACATGACGCCCGAGGGGCGCTACCAGGTCGCCGCGGCGCTGCTCGCCGCGTTCGGCGAGAGCCCGGGCAGCTGGGACGAGCCCACGATCGCGGGGCGCCTGGCCGACCTGGCGGGGGCGCGGTAGGTGGCCGACCCGGCGGGGGCGCGGTAGGGGCGCGCGACGTCGCGGCTCGTGTACCACGTGTCCTTCGACGAGAGCGCGACCGAGCTGCTTCCGGCACCCGGTTGCGTTCGGTCGAGGGCTTCCGATGTCTGACTCAGCCGCTAAGATGAGCGGTGGCCGTCCGAGACAAGACATCGACCGCTAGGAGCCGACGTGAGCGACGCACTCGTGTGGGTCATCATCCTGCTCGGCGCGGCGAACGCCGTGCTGCTGGTCACCGTCCTCGCCCGGCTGTCACGGCGGCAGGACGCGGCAGGTCCACTGCGCGACGAGCTCCGCGCGGGACGCGAGGAAGCGAGCCAGGCGGCGAGGGAGTCGCGCGAGGAGCTGTCCTCGGCGCTGAAGGCCGCGAACGACACGCTCGCCGCGAACCTGGCGAGCATGAGCGAGCTGCAGCGCGCCCAGCTCGACGGCATGACCAGGCAGCTGAAGGAGTTCGGCGAGTCCAGCGTCGCGTCGCTCGAGCGGATCCGGGTCACGGTCGACGCGCGCGTGAAGGAGCTTCAGGACGGCAACGAGAAGAAGCTCGAGGAGATGCGCAAGACGGTCGACGAGAAGCTCCACGTCACGCTCGAGAAGCGGCTCGGCGAGTCGTTCCAGCTGGTGAGCGAGCGGCTGGAGGCCGTGCAGCGCGGGCTCGGCGAGATGCAGAACCTCGCCACGGGCGTGGGCGACCTCAAGCGGGTGCTGACCAACGTGAAGGCTCGCGGCACGTGGGCGGAGATCCAGCTGGGAGCGCTGCTGGAGCAGATCCTCGCGCCGGCCCAGTACGACAAGAACGTGCGCACGAAGGAGGATTCGCTCGAGGCCGTCGAGTTCGCCATCCGGCTGCCGGGGCCGGCCGACGAGCCGGACACGTGCGTCTGGCTGCCGATCGACTCGAAGTTCCCGCAGGAGGACTACCTGCGGATCCAGGAGGCCGCGGAGAGGGGGGAGCCCGAGGCCGTCCAGAAGGCCTCCGATGCGCTGGCCAGGGCGATCAGGGTCGCGGCTCAGGACATCAGCGGCAAGTACCTGTGCCCGCCGCGGACCACGGACTTCGCGATCATGTTCCTCGCCACCGAGGGCCTCTACGCCGAGGTGCTGCGCCACCCCTCGCTCGTGGAGGAGCTGCAGCAGCGGCACCGCGTCGTCGTCGCGGGTCCGACCTCCCTCGCGGCGATCCTCAGCAGCCTGCGCATGGGCTTCCAGACGCTTGCCATCGAGCAGCGCGCCGTCGAGGTCTGGAAGGTCCTAGCGGCGGTGAAGACCGAGTTCGGGAAGTTCGGTGACGTGCTCGAGAAGGTCAAGCGCCAACTCAACACCGCGAGCCGGACCATCGAGGAGACCGGGGTGCGCACCCGCGCGATGGAGCGGAGGCTGCGCTCGGTCGAGGAGCTTCCCGAGGACGAGGCGACCGAGGTCCTCCAGCTGCCCGCGGTGCTGCTCGAGGCCGAGCGCGACGGATCCGAGTCGACCTCCGCCGAGGTGGAGGAGGAGAGCGCCTCTTAGGCGCCGCCTACCCGCCTTCGCGGCGTGCCGCCGCCGGCCTCCCCGTACCTGAGGCACCCCGTCGGCTTGACGCCGCAGCCGCCCGCCGCCTACCGTAAACCTTCCAGTTGTTGCCGGTTTACGGTCAGGAGGCCGCGATGCCCCGCACCTGCACGGCGCGCTCGTCCGCTCTCCGCTCGGCGGTGGTCGCCGCGCTGCTCGCGTCGCTGCTCGCGGCGTCGGCGTGGATCAGCTTGCCGCTCTCGCCCGTGCCGGTGACGCTCCAGGTCTTCGTGGTGCTGCTGGCGGCCATGCTGCTCACGCCGGGCTGGGCGGCGGCCGCCGTCGGACTGTACGTGCTGCTCGGGGCGGCCGGGGTACCGGTGTTCTCGGGCCCTTCCGGCGGGCTGGGCGTGCTCGTCGGACCGACCGGCGGCTACATCCTCGGCTTCCTGCTCGGCGCACCCGCCGGTTCGGCCGTCCGGCGCGCGCTGGCGCCACGCCTCCCGGTCCCCGCCGTGGACGCGCTCGCCGCCGCCGCCGCGCTCGCCGCCGTCTACCTGCTCGGGTGGGCCCAGCTCTCGGCGGTGACGGGGATGGGACCCCTGCCCGCGCTCGCCGCCGGCGTCGCGCCGTTCCTGCCGATCGACGCCGGCAAGGGCGTCGCGGCCGCGGCGGTCGCCGCGACGCTTCGTCGCGTCGGCTTGGCGCCGGCCGCGGCCTGAGGCCGCCGCTCAGCCCGGCGGCGCCGGCAGCAGGCTCTCGGAGGGCGGCGGAGGCGGCCCCGCAGGTGTCTTCGCCTGCCGCGTCGAGCGCGCGAAGATCTCGTCCCAGTCCAGCCGCCCGGTCTTCGCCATGAAGAACCCGAGGGTGAGTACGCTGCCGATCGTCACGGCGAGACCCGTGAACCCGTCGAAGAAGAAGCTGAAGCTGAACAGCACGAGGAAGACGAACTGGGCCGTGGCGGTCTCCGCGAGCGCTCGCCGGCGCCCGATCACCATCGCCAGGTAGCCCACGCACAGGGCCATCGAGGCGCCCGAGGCGACGCCGAACGCGACGGCGACGTGCACCTGGTCGGCGAGGTAGGCGAAGAGCAGGTGGAAGGCGAAGAAGCCTCCCGCCAGGAACGCGTAGTTCATCGGGTGCACGCGCAGCCCGCCGCCGGCGGTCAGCAGCAGCAACGCGGCGAAGTAGAAGAGCAGCGAGACCGGTGCGAAGTACGAGATGCGCGAGGCGACCGGACCGGGATTCAGGGGTTTGGGCATCGTGAGCGCGAGCGGCCGGCCGCTCACCAGGCTGTCGTAGTCCCACGTGAGCACCCAGCCGTTCCCGGTGCGCTCCTTGCGCGTGGGCGACACGGAATCGTCGGGGAAGTCGATGTCGGCGAAGTCCGTCTTGACTGTCAGCGAGAAGTCCTCGATCACTCCGATGTCGTCGGTGGGCGCGTACCTCCATTCGTCCAGCCCGTTGGTGCGGTACCCGACCTTCACCGTGCGCTCGCCTCCCGGGGGCAGGCCGATCCTCGCGCTGGCGGAGCCGTCGGCGTACCGGATGGGCAGCTGCGCCCCATCCGAGCTCACCGCGAACCCGTCGTAGACGCCTTCGCGGTCCGGGAACGGGAAGTGCATGAGCACCTCGGCGGGAGCCGCGCCGTCCGGGTTGCGCAGCACGTACGCGGCGTCGAAGTCCACCACGTACGTCGCGTACCACAGCAGGCCCTTGCGACGCTGGTCGAGCTGGAACGCCGCGGTGATGTCGCTGGCCGAGGGCTGAAGCTCGGACCGCTGCTTGCCCGCCGGCACCGTGAACCTGGGGGCCCGCTGCGCCTGTGGACGCCCCCACAGCGCGGAGACCTGCTCGTGCAGCGAGACGTCGGCCTCGCGCGTCCGCGACTCCACCGAGCCGCCCAGCACCACCCATGCCGCAGCCGCCGTGACCAGGATGAACGCTACCGCCAGTAGTCTCGGGACAGACATCGTCCGCCTCCTTAATCGCCGAGGACGCCCTCGTATCCGATGATGCCGGGGCGGATCGGCGCGGCCGTGTCGAGGCGGTCACACGGCGGTGACGGCGCGTTACGGGATGGTGTCGCGGCCGCGGCGCGCTACCCTGCGGCGCGAAGCAGCGGCAGCGTGAGTGTGAAGCGCGACCCGCCCTCGGGCAGGTTCTCGACGGCGATCGACCCGGCGTGAGCCGCCGCGATCGCCCGCACGATCGCCAGGCCCAGGCCTGCGCCGCCGGTGGAGCGGTCGCGGCTGGACTCCGAGCGGTAGAAGCGGTCGAAGAGCCTCGGAAGGTCCTCCTCGGGGATGCCGGGGCCCTGGTCCGTGATGGACAGCACGACCTCGCGCTCCCGCGCCTCCACGCGCACCTCCACGCTCCCGCCGGCCGGGGTGTGGCGCGTCGCGTTATCCACCAGGTTCGCGACCACCTGCTGGAGCCGGTCGGAGTCGCCGAGCACCTCGGCCGGCTCTCCGGCGACCGTCACCGACACCTCCCGCTCCTCGGTGAGCGGCTCGAGCGCGTCGACAGCGCCGCGCGCGACCTCGAGGAGGTCGAGCCGGGACAGCGGCAACTCGCCGGTGGCGCCCTCCATGCGCTGGAGCGTCAGCAGGTCGTTGGCGAGGCGCCCGAGGCGCTCGGACTCGCGGACGATCGTGGCGAGGAAGCGCCTCTCGTCCTCGGCAGGCACGTCGCCGTCGAGCAGCGTCTCGGCCGCGCCGCGGATCGCCGTGAGCGGGGTGCGCAGCTCGTGGGAGACGTCCGAGACGAATCGCGACTTGCGCCGCTCCTCCTCCTTGAGCTCGGTCAGCATGCGCTCGACCCCTTCGGCCATGGCGTTGAACGCCTCGGCCACGGCGCGGGTCTCGCGCGAGCCGCTAGGCTCGACACGGAGGTCGTGCGATCCGGCGGTGAACGCCGAGGCGCCGGCCTCGAGCGCCCGCAGCGGGTGGGAGAGCCAGCGCGCGAGTGCCTCTGTGAGCAGCAGCGTCGCCGCCGCGAACAGCGCCACCAGGCCCGCGAGGCGCACACGGTAGTCGTACAGCAGAGTGAGGATCGAGAAGGTGGAGGCCGAGGAGTACGCAGCGCCGCTGACCTGACCGCCGAAGCGTACGGGGACGGCCACATAGAGCGCCACCCCGCCGCGCTCCGTCACGCGCGTGTAGGCGCCGTACTCGCCGGCGAGCGCGGTGCGCACCTCGGGCCTGCCGCCGTAGTCCTCCCGGCGGCCCGCCGGATCCGCCACCGTCACGCCCTCGCGGTCGAGGACGCGCACGCGCGAGGGCACGTACGGCGCGACCTCGCGCAGCGCCGCCTCGATGCGCTCGCGGCCGAGCGCGCCTCCGGGCTGCGGCTCTCCCGCGGCGGCATAGGAGGCCTCGACGAACGCGGCCGTCAGCCTCGCCTCGGACTCCAGGCGCTCCTCGAGCTTGCGCAGCCCGTACGCCTCGAGCTCGCGCAGGAACAGCAGCGACAGCGCTCCGGCGGAGAGGACGGCGACCGCGAGGAACGCCACGAGCAGGCGCGTCCGGATGGACGCGGGGCGGAGTCGGGGCGCCACGTCAGCCCGCGATGCGGTACCCGTAGCCGCGCACCGTCTCCACCACGGCGGGGTCGACGCCGGCGGCGGTGAGCTTGTCCCGCAGCCGCTTCACGTGCGTGTCGACGGTCTTGGTCTCGGTGAGATACTCCCAACCCCACGCCTGGCGCAGCAGCTGCTCGCGCGAGAGCACCTTGCCCGGGTGGCGCATGAGGCACGCGAGCAGCTCGAACTCGCGCGGTGTCAGCTCGATCGGCCGTTCCCCGTTCAGTGCGGTGTGCGCGTCCTCGTCCACCGTGATCCCCGCGGCCTCGAGCACCGCGCCCTCGCCGGTGCCGGGGATGGACCCCCCCGGGCTCCTGCGCAGCAGTGCCTTCACGCGCGCGATGAGCTCGCGGATGCCGAAGGGCTTGGCGAGATAGTCGTCGCCCCCGATCTCGAGGCCCACGACCTTGTCGAGCTCGGTGTCGCGCGCGGACAGGAAGAGCACCGGGACGCTGGAGGCGGCGCGTACCTTGCGGCAGATCTCGTAGCCGTCCATGCCCGGCAGCATGATGTCGAGCACGACGAGGTCGAACGGGTCCCGGTCGAGCAGGTCGAGAGCCTCGTCGCCGCTTCCGGCGCACGTGACCTCGTAGCCCTCCTTGCGCAAGTTGTACGATACGAACTGGAGGATGGAGTCCTCGTCGTCGACGACGAGCAGGCGCGCGGCGTCCGTCAACGAGCACCTCCGAACGGTAGGGAGCCTGTACGGCGGGGTCCGCGCCGATGATACCACCGGCCTTCTGCGGCGGCCTTGCCGCCGTTACCGGCCCGTTTTCGGCACCGAAAGGGGAGCGCATTGGTCCTCGGCGTGGACGTGGGCAACACGCAGACCGTCCTCGGGCTCTTCGACGAGGGCGGCCTGCGTCGGCGCTGGCGGCTCTCCACGGTCGCCGAGGCGACGGCGGACGAGCTGCGCGTCAAGCTGACCGGCCTGCTCTCCGCCGACGGCTTCGGCTGGCAGGACGTCACCGGTGTCGTCGTCGCCTCCGTGGTCCCCGTCCTCACGCACGCCTACGCCGAGCTCGCCGAGGAGGTGACGGGCGCGCCGCCTCTGCTGGTCTCGGCAGCCTCGGCGCCGGGTCTGCTGCTGCACTACGAGGAGCCCGCCGAGCTCGGCGCCGACCGTGTGGCCAACGCCGTGGCGGCGGTCGAGGAGCACGGCGCGCCGGTGGTCGTCGTGGACTTCGGGACCGCCACCACGCTCGACGTGATCGGCGAGGCGGGCACCTACCTCGGCGGCGCGATAGCGCCCGGGATCGAGACGAGCGCCGAGGCGCTGTTCGCGAAGGCGGCTCGCCTGCCCGAGGTCGGCCTCGAGCCGCCGGGCCGTGTGGTGGGCCGCAACACGCGGGAGGCGGTGCAGGCCGGGCTGCTCCTGGGCGAGGCGGCGATGGTCGACGGCCTCGTGCGCCGCGTCTGGGCCGAGCTCGGCGCGGAGACGCCGGTGGTCGCCACCGGCGGGCTCGCTCCCCGGATGGCGCCGTTGTGCGAGACGGTCGGCGCGGTGGACGTCGACCTGACGCTGAAGGGCCTGATGGCGCTGTGGCGCGTGCGGCCGGGCGCGGAGGCCGAGGGGGGCGCGGCCGGGGAGGTCGCAGGGCGAGGGGGCGGGCGATGAGGCTCTATCGTATCGGCGACAAGGTCGTCAGCCGCGAGAAGCTGCTCGAGGTGGTCGACGGCATACTCGCCGACCGCCGGTCGGGGGCGACGCAGGCCGAGGCCGCCTCCCGGGCGGGCGTGCAGCGCAGCTTCGTGTCGATCCTGGAGTCCGCCGGCGAGGTGCGGCGAGGCCCGAAGGTCGCGCTCGTGGCCTTCCCGGTCTCCAACGCCGACGAGCTCCGCGCGCTGGCCGAGGCGCGGGCCGTCGACTTCACGCTCGTGTTCTCGCAGGCCGAACGGGAGAGCATCGAGAGCGGCCCTGCCGGCGAGCTGTTCAACAAGGTGCTGGAGATCCTCGCTACGCTGAAGGACTACGACGTCATCGTGCTGATGGCGAGCGACTGGCGGATCCGCCTCGTGGAGCGGATCCTCGGCCGGGACGTCATCGGCATCGCCCTGGGAGCCTCGCCGTTGCGAGCGGACGTCGAGGCCGACGCGACCGAGGTCGCCGCGATCCTGGACGCGGTGACCGCTCCCGCAGGGGAGCGTCCGCGCCGCGAGCGCGCTCGCGACGTGCTGAGGGCCGCCGCCGAGCGCGCCGCCGAGCGCGCCGCGGAGCTTCCCGGGAGGTGGGAGCGGTCAAGCAAGTAGTCGGTGTCAGCGTTGGCTCTTCGAGCCGCGACCACGTCGTGGAGGTGGAGCTGCTCGGCGAGGCCGTCCGGATCCGGCGTGAGGGCACGGACGGCTCGATCCCCCGCGCGATCGAGCGCATCCGCGAGCTGGACGGGAGCGTGGACGCGTTCGGGCTGGGCGGCATCGACGTCTACCTGCACGCCGCAGGCCGCGACTACCGGTTCCGCGACGCCAAGCGCATCGCCGCGGCCGCCCGCCTCACACCCCTGGTGTGCGGCGCGGGCCTCAAGGGCGCGGTGGAGGCCTCGACGGTGCGCTTCATGACCGACGAGCTCGGGCTGGCGCTTGCCGGCAAGCGCGTGCTCATGACCTCGGCGGTCGACCGTTACGGACTGGCCGAGGCCCTCTACGGCGCGGGCTGCGACATGCGCTACGGCGACCTGCTCTACGTGCTGGGCCTGCCGATCCTGCTGAAGTCGTGGCGCGCGCTCAACGCGAACATCCGCACCCTCGCGCCCATCGCCGTGCAACTCCCGTTCGCCTGGCTGTACCCCATCGGAGACAAGCAGGACGCCGAGCGCACCGACCACAGGCACCAGGGGATGTACCGCGACGCCGACGTCATCGCCGGCGACTGGCAGTACGTGCGCAAGTACATGCCCGAGGACATGGCGGGCAAGTGGGTCGTCACCAACACGACCACGCCGGGCGACGTCGAGTTCCTGCGGGATCGCGGCATCGAGCTGCTCGTCACCTCGACGCCGCGGCTCGCCGGCCGCTCCTTCGGCACGAACGTCATCGAGGCGACGATGGTGGCGCTCAAGGGCGCCTCCGCGCCCCTGCGCGCGCGGGAGTACGCCGAGCTGCTCGCCACGGTCGGTTTCGTCCCCGACGTGCAGTGGCTCCAGCGGGCGTGACACCGCGCCGCGCGGCGGTCTCGTGAACGCCTGCGCACGCCCTCTTCTCGCTGCCGTTCCTCGGCACCGGGTTTGCTCCTCGATGCTCGGCATCGTTCCGCCTGCGGGCGCGCCGCGCGCGGTGGCCGGGGGCGGGTGCCGGTGCTAGAATGCGGATGTTCAGGCAGGCAGGCTCCAGCGGCGTGTCCCAGCCGGTGCTCCCGGCGCATCCCCCGCTGCCGCCCCTCGACGACAGAGGAGTGTGTCAGGTGAACAAGCGGGCGCGGACCCGGCTCATCGGCGTGACCGCGATCATCCTGGTCGCGGTGGCGGCGCTGGTCTTCGGGACGGGCAAGACCGACGCCGCGCGCAGCACCAGCGTCGCGGAGATCGCGGGCGATCCCGCACTCGTGGGCGAGCGCGTGAAGGTGTCCGGCACCGTCGTGTCGGGGTCCTGGAACAAGCGGTCGCATCCCATGGAGTTCGAGGTCCGTGAGGAGAAGGACGAAGGCGGACCCACCCTCAGGGTCGTCTACGACGGCCGGGTCCCCGACACGTTCGGGGACAACGTCACCGCGATCGTCACCGGCGAGCTGCAGGCCGGCGGGACCGTGCAGGCGTCCAACCTGACGGTGAAGTGCCCCTCCAAGTACGAGTCCGAGACCGGCGCGCTGAGCGTGGCTCGGCTGCTGGAGACCGAGGACGAGATGGTCGGCAAAGCCACGCGGGTCACCGGTGTGGTCGTCGGTCCCCCGACGGGTCCCGCCTCGGTGGTGCGTCTCAGGATACGCGACGCCGAGGGCGCCGGCGAGATACCGGTGGCCTTCGACGGCGGGCTGCCCGAGAGCGTGAAGGACGGCGCCAAGGTCGTGCTGGGCGGGAGCCTGGACGACGCGGGCGTGTTCGACGCTACGAGCGTCTCGCTCACGGGCTCCGAGTAGGAGTCATGAACGCCGAGTGTGCCGGCTCAGCCGGCGGACCTCTTTTCGGATGGAGCGCAGATGAGCGGATTGGGTAACGTCCTGCTCGCCCTGGCCTTCCTCGCCGGCGCGGTCTCCGTGGCCGCGCTGTTCATCGGCCGCCGGCTGGGCGAGAAGGAGGGCGAGGGGTCGACGAACGCCGGCTACCTCGCAACGTTCGGGGTGGCCGCGCTGATGTCCCTGGGTGTGGCGATCCTGATCTCGGCGTTCTTCGCCGAGAACTTCACGCTGCGCTACGTCGCCGAGAACCACTCGACGGACGTCTCGAGCCTGAAGTGGCTCTACCAGCTCTCGGGCATCTGGGCCGGCCGGGAGGGCTCGCTGCTGTTCTGGGCGTGGCTGCTGGCGCTCTTCGCCGCGTGGGTCGCCTATAGGCGCATGAGCGTCACCGACGAGCTCAGCAACATGGGGCTCGCGGTCACGAACATCGTCCAACTCTTCTTCATCGCCACGCTGTTCGTGCCCAAGAACAACCCGTTCAAGGTCACGCCGCCGGAGTGGCTCGGGGCCAACGGCGAGCTGCTCGTCTCCACGGCGATGAACCCGCTGCTGCAGCACTGGGCGATGATCCTTCATCCGCCGACGCTGTTCATCGGCTACGCCGGACTCGCGATCCCGTTCGCCTTCGCGATGGCGGCGCTGATCACCGGCGACGCCTCCAAGCGCTGGGTGGAGCTGGTCGACCGCATCACCGTGTTCTCCTGGCTCTTCCTCGGCATCGGCATCGGGTTGGGCGCCATCTGGGCCTACGTCGTGCTGGGCTGGGGCGGCTACTGGGCGTGGGACCCGGTCGAGAACGCCTCGCTGCTGCCGTGGCTGACCGGGGTGGGGCTGCTGCACAGCTTCACCGTCTACCGCCGTCGCGACGGCTTCAAGGGCTGGGCGATCGTGCTGGCGGCGGTGACCTTCGTGCTCGTCATCCTCGGCACGTTCATCACCCGCTCGGGCATCGTCCAGTCCGTGCACAGCTTCGGCGAGGACCCGCTGTCCACGTGGCTGTTCGGCTCGATGATGGCGCTGCCGCTGCTCGCGGCGGGCGCAGGGCTGTTCTCGCGCTGGGAGCGGTTCCGCGGGCGCGACGAGTTCGAGAGCATGGTCTCCAAGGAGGCCTCGTACTACTTCAACAACGTGCTCATGCTCGTGGCGGCGTCCCTCGTGGCGTACCTGACGGTGTCCTCGGCGCTGCCCGCCTGGCTGCCGGGGGGAGGCCAGAGCTTCGGCCCGGCCACCTACGACGCCGTCGCGCGGCCCGTGGGCGTGCTGTACGTCTTCATCATGGCGGTCTGCCCGATACTGTCCTGGCGGCGCACGGACCCCTCGACGTTCTGGTCCCGCGTGAAGTGGCCGCTTGTCGGCACCGCCGGTCTCGGCGCGCTGCTGGCAGCGGACTGGTGGATCAACCTGTGGCCGAACTACCTCAAGACCCATCCCGGCGCCGACCCGCTCGCCACCCCGATCCACGGCTGGCTCGCGCTCATCGGGCTGTTCGTGGCGGCGCTGGCCATCTCCGTGCCGGTCTACCTGTTCGTCGAGGGTGCGCGCAAGCGGTCCTCGGCCAAGGGGGAAGGCTTCGGCACGGCCCTGCTGAACATCATCACGAAGGCCCGGACGCAGTCGGGCGGCTACATCAGCCACCTCGGCATCGGCATCATCCTCGTCGGGCTGATCGGCTCGTCGATGTTCGTGGACGACGTGACCGCGAGGGTGCCGCAGACCGTGGGCTCCAGCTTCGACGCCGGCGGCTACACCTTCACCTACACCGGCTTCGACCAGAACCAGCTCGCCAACGGCGACATGGTCTCCGAGGTCTTCTTCGACGTCGTCAAGGACGGCCGCAAGGTCGGGGTCGTGTCGCCGGGGCAGCGCCAGTTCGCCGTGCAGAACCAGACGAGGCTCAACGTGGACGTGCTCGTCCAGCCGCTGCGCGACGTGTTCGTGGTCTTCGAGGGAGCCGAGGGCGAAGAGTTCGCCATGAACGTCAAGATCAACCCGCTCATCAGCTACGCATGGGTCGGCTTCCTGCTCCTGTGCGTCGGCACGGTCCTGGCGGTGTGGCCCAAGCGCACCGCGTCGGCGGCCGCCTCGGGCTCCAGGGCGAGATCCGGGGCTGCGGCATGAGGCCGAGCCCGTGACGCGCGCCGCTTCCCATCACGGCGATCCGACCAAGGCTCTGGAGGTCCGGGATCTCTCCCGGGCCTTCGGCGCGCGTAAGGCGCTCGACGGCGTCTCGCTCGAGCTGCCTGCGGGAGCGTTCCTGTCGATCTTCGGGCCCAACGGCGCCGGCAAGACCACGCTGCTGCGCGTGCTCACGACGCTCACGCCGCCGACCTCCGGCGAAGCCCGCGTCCAGGGACTGCACGTGGCCGCGGATGCCGTCGAGCTGCGGCA
Proteins encoded:
- a CDS encoding type III pantothenate kinase — protein: MVLGVDVGNTQTVLGLFDEGGLRRRWRLSTVAEATADELRVKLTGLLSADGFGWQDVTGVVVASVVPVLTHAYAELAEEVTGAPPLLVSAASAPGLLLHYEEPAELGADRVANAVAAVEEHGAPVVVVDFGTATTLDVIGEAGTYLGGAIAPGIETSAEALFAKAARLPEVGLEPPGRVVGRNTREAVQAGLLLGEAAMVDGLVRRVWAELGAETPVVATGGLAPRMAPLCETVGAVDVDLTLKGLMALWRVRPGAEAEGGAAGEVAGRGGGR
- a CDS encoding transcriptional regulator produces the protein MRLYRIGDKVVSREKLLEVVDGILADRRSGATQAEAASRAGVQRSFVSILESAGEVRRGPKVALVAFPVSNADELRALAEARAVDFTLVFSQAERESIESGPAGELFNKVLEILATLKDYDVIVLMASDWRIRLVERILGRDVIGIALGASPLRADVEADATEVAAILDAVTAPAGERPRRERARDVLRAAAERAAERAAELPGRWERSSK
- a CDS encoding quinate 5-dehydrogenase; this translates as MGAVKQVVGVSVGSSSRDHVVEVELLGEAVRIRREGTDGSIPRAIERIRELDGSVDAFGLGGIDVYLHAAGRDYRFRDAKRIAAAARLTPLVCGAGLKGAVEASTVRFMTDELGLALAGKRVLMTSAVDRYGLAEALYGAGCDMRYGDLLYVLGLPILLKSWRALNANIRTLAPIAVQLPFAWLYPIGDKQDAERTDHRHQGMYRDADVIAGDWQYVRKYMPEDMAGKWVVTNTTTPGDVEFLRDRGIELLVTSTPRLAGRSFGTNVIEATMVALKGASAPLRAREYAELLATVGFVPDVQWLQRA
- a CDS encoding cytochrome c maturation protein CcmE, encoding MNKRARTRLIGVTAIILVAVAALVFGTGKTDAARSTSVAEIAGDPALVGERVKVSGTVVSGSWNKRSHPMEFEVREEKDEGGPTLRVVYDGRVPDTFGDNVTAIVTGELQAGGTVQASNLTVKCPSKYESETGALSVARLLETEDEMVGKATRVTGVVVGPPTGPASVVRLRIRDAEGAGEIPVAFDGGLPESVKDGAKVVLGGSLDDAGVFDATSVSLTGSE
- the ccsA gene encoding cytochrome c biogenesis protein CcsA is translated as MSGLGNVLLALAFLAGAVSVAALFIGRRLGEKEGEGSTNAGYLATFGVAALMSLGVAILISAFFAENFTLRYVAENHSTDVSSLKWLYQLSGIWAGREGSLLFWAWLLALFAAWVAYRRMSVTDELSNMGLAVTNIVQLFFIATLFVPKNNPFKVTPPEWLGANGELLVSTAMNPLLQHWAMILHPPTLFIGYAGLAIPFAFAMAALITGDASKRWVELVDRITVFSWLFLGIGIGLGAIWAYVVLGWGGYWAWDPVENASLLPWLTGVGLLHSFTVYRRRDGFKGWAIVLAAVTFVLVILGTFITRSGIVQSVHSFGEDPLSTWLFGSMMALPLLAAGAGLFSRWERFRGRDEFESMVSKEASYYFNNVLMLVAASLVAYLTVSSALPAWLPGGGQSFGPATYDAVARPVGVLYVFIMAVCPILSWRRTDPSTFWSRVKWPLVGTAGLGALLAADWWINLWPNYLKTHPGADPLATPIHGWLALIGLFVAALAISVPVYLFVEGARKRSSAKGEGFGTALLNIITKARTQSGGYISHLGIGIILVGLIGSSMFVDDVTARVPQTVGSSFDAGGYTFTYTGFDQNQLANGDMVSEVFFDVVKDGRKVGVVSPGQRQFAVQNQTRLNVDVLVQPLRDVFVVFEGAEGEEFAMNVKINPLISYAWVGFLLLCVGTVLAVWPKRTASAAASGSRARSGAAA